GCCATCGCGGGGGTGGCACCGTGACGCTCCGGCTGGGAACCCGGGGCAGCGCGCTCGCGCTCGCCCAGGCGGGCGCCGTCGCCCAGCGGCTCGGTGCCGAGCTCGTCGTCATCGAAAGCGAGGGAGACCGCACGAGCGCGCCGCTCGCCGATCTCGGCGGTGCCGGTGTGTTCGCCGCGGCCCTGCGCGAGGCGCTCCTCGCGGGCGAGGTCGACGCCGTCGTGCACTCCTACAAGGATCTGCCGACGACGCCGCTCGACGGGCTGACGGTCGCGGCCGTGCCGAAGCGGGCGGATGCGCGCGACGTCGTGTGCGCCGCGGGCGGTCACGACCTCGACAAGCTCCCCGCGGGCGCGCGCGTCGGCACCGGTTCGCCGCGGCGCCGGGCACAGCTGCTGCGGCGACGTCCCGATCTCGACGTGGTCGACATCCGGGGCAACATCGACACCCGGCTCGGGCGCGTCGGCGCGGACGACCCGGAGCGCCGCCTCGACGCCGTCGTGCTCGCGGCGGCCGGCCTCGACCGCCTCGGGCGCACCGACGCCGTCACCGAGTGGCTGAGCCTCACCTCGTGGCCGACGGCGCCCGCCCAGGGCGCGCTCGCCGTCGAGACCCGCACGGGCGACGCGAAGACCGTCGCGAAGCTCGAGCACAAGCCGAGCCGCCTCGCCGCCGAGGCCGAGCGCGGCGTGCTCGCGCGGCTCGAGGCCGGATGCGCGGCGCCCCTCGGCGCATCCGCTCTCTTCGAGGACGGGCTGCTCTTCCTCTCGGCGCGCGTGTACTCGCTCGACGGCTCGGAGCACCTGACCTCGTCCCACGCCCTGTACCCGGAGGACTCCCGCGACCCCGCGGGCGAGCTCGCGGCGCGCGTCGCCGACGAGCTGCTCGACGCGGGTGCGGCGGACCTCGCCCCGCTCGGAGGGAGGCGCCTGTGAATCCCGACGCAGGCCGCTCAACAGAACCGAAGTCGACGAAGCCCCTCGCCGGATGGCGCGTGCTCGTGCCGCGCGGCGGCAAGTGGGGCGACTCGGTCGCCGCGACCGTGCGCAGCCACGGCGGCATCCCCGTCATCGCGCCGCTCATCAACTTCGCGTCGACCGACGACCCGACGACGCTCGCGAACGCCCTGCACGAGCTGCAGGACGGGCAGTTCGCGTGGCTCGTCGTGACGAGCGCCACGACCGTCGACGTGCTCAACGCGCAGCGGGTGAAGGTGCCCGAGGGCACGCGTATCGCCGCCGTCGGCGAGACGACCGCGGCGGCGCTGCAGCTCGCGGGCTACCGGGTGGACTTCGTGCCGGGCTCGGACAACTCGGCGCGCGGGCTCGTGAAGGAGTGGCCCGACTCGGGCATCCGCGGCCGCGTGCTCATCCCGCAGTCCGACCTCGCCGAGCCGACGCTCGTCGCGGGGCTGCAGAAGCTCGGCTTCGATGTCGAGTTCGTGCAGGCGTACCGCACGGTCGGGGTTCCGGTGTCGCCGGATGTCGCGCGCGACGTGGCCTCCGGTCGCATCCGGGCGATCCTCGTGACCTCCGGCTCGGTCGCCCGCCAGGTGGCGGAGCAGCTCGCGCCCCTGCCGGATGACACGGTCGTCGCGTGCATCGGCCCGCGCACCGCGTTCGACACCCGCGCGGCCGGTCTCACGGTGCACGTCATCGCCGAGGAGCGCAGCGCCGACTCGCTCATCGACGCGCTCGTCGAGTACGCGGAGGCGGAATGAACGGCCGACCGATGATCCGCCCCCGCCGCCTGCGGCAGAGCCCCGCGTGGCGTCGGCTCGCGCAGGAGACGCGCATCGCGCCCGCCCAGCTCGTGCTGCCCATGTTCGTGGCGGAGGGCGCCGACGAGCCGCGACCCATCGCATCCATGCCGGGCGTCGTGCAGCATTCGCTCGACTCGTTCCGGGCTGAGCTGCAGCGCGCAGCCGAGGCGGGCATCGGCGGCGTCATGCTCTTCGGCGTGCCGCTCGAGAAGGACGCGAGCGGATCGGGCGCGACCGACCCCGACGGCATCCTCAACGTCGCGACGCGCATCGCCGCCGCCGAGGTGGGCGACGCGCTCGTCGTGCAGACCGACCTGTGCCTCGACGAGTTCACCGACCACGGCCACTGCGGCGTGCTCGACGCCGACGGCCGCGTCGACAACGACGCGACGCTCGTGCGCTACCGCGAGATGGCGCTCGCGCAGGCGCGCGCGGGCTCGCAGCTCGTGGGCCTCTCGGGCATGATGGACGGCCAGGTCGCCGCCGTGCGCGCGGCCCTCGACGCCGACGGCGCGTACGACGTGCCGATCCTCGCCTACGCGGCCAAGTACGCATCCGCCTTCTACGGGCCGTTCCGCGAGGCCGTGCAGTCGTCGCTCGTGGGCGACCGCCGCAGCTACCAGCTCGACCCCGCCAACCGCCGCGAGGGGGCGCGCGAGGTGGAGCTCGACCTCACCGAGGGCGCCGACATCGTCATGGTGAAGCCCGCCATGAGCTACCTCGACGTGCTCGCGGATGCCGCGGCCGCGTCGCCCGTGCCGGTGTGGGCGTACCAGGTGTCGGGGGAGTACGCGATGATCTCGGCTGCCGCAGCGAACGGCTGGATCGACCGCGACCGCGCGATCGACGAGTCGCTCGTGTCGATCGTGCGCGCGGGGGCGGATGCCGTGCTCAGCTACTTCGCCGTCGAGGCGGCCGAGCGCTGGGCGCGCGCGTGAGCGGCGTGGGTGCTGGGGGCGCGGGCGGCAACGAGGGCGCGTTCGCGCGTGCGCAGGCGGCGCTGCCCGGCGGGGTCAACTCGCCCGTGCGCGCCTACGGCTCGGTCGGAGGCACGCCCCGGTTCCTCGTGTCGGCCCGCGGGCCGTACGTGACGGATGTCGAGGGCCGCGAGTACGTGGACCTCCTCGCGTCGTGGGGTCCTGCGCTGCTGGGGCACGCGCATCCGGAGGTCGTCGCCGCCGTGCAGGAGGCCGCCGCGCGCGGGCTCTCGTTCGGGGCCTCTACGCCCGCCGAGACGGAGCTCGCCGAGCTCGTGCGCTCGCGGCTGGGGGTGGCGAGCGGCGTCGAGAAGGTGCGGCTCGTGTCGACCGGCACCGAGGCGACCATGACCGCGATACGCCTCGCGCGCGGCGCGACCGGGCGCGACCTCGTCGTGAAGTTCGCGGGGCATTACCACGGGCACTCCGACGGGCTGCTCGCTGAGGCCGGATCGGGCGTCGCGACGCAGGGTCTGCCGGGCTCGGCCGGCGTGCCGGAGCCCGTCGCGGCGCAGACGCTCGTGCTGCCCTACAACGACCTCGACGCCGTGCGTGCGGCGTTCGTCGCGCATCCGGGCCGCATCGCCGCCGTCATCACGGAAGCCGCGGGCGCCAACGCGGGCGTGCTCGCGCCCGAGCCCGGCTTCAACCGCGCGCTGCGCGAGCTCGTGCGGGCCGAGGGCGCGCTGCTCATCCTCGACGAGGTGCTCACCGGCTTCCGCGTCGGCCCCGCCGGCTGGTGGGGGCTCGAGGGCGCCGCCGAGGGTTGGGCGCCCGACCTCTTCACCTTCGGCAAGGTCGTCGGCGGAGGGATGCCGCTCGCCGCTCTGGGTGGGCGCGCGGAGCTCATGGACCTGCTCGCGCCGCTCGGGCCCGTGTACCAGGCGGGCACCCTCTCCGGGAACCCGCTCGCCGTCGCGGCGGGGCTCACGACGCTGCGCCTCGCCGACGCGGCCGTGTACGCGCACGTCGACGCGGCAGCGGATGCGGTGGCCGGCTGGGTCTCCGAGGCGCTCGCCGCCGAGGGGGTCGCCCACGTCGTCTCGCGCGCGGGCAGCCTGTTCTCGATCGCGTTCCGCGCGCGGCCTGTGCGCGACTACGCGGATGCGAAGGACCAGGAGGCGTGGAGGTACGCGCCGTTCTTCCACGCGCTCCTCGATGCCGGCGTCTCGGCGCCGCCGAGCGTGTACGAGGCGTGGTTCCTCACCGCCGCGCACGACGACGCGGCGCTCGCCCGCATCCGTGCGGCGCTGCCCACGGCGGCGCGTGCGGCGGCTCGCGCTACCGCGCCCACCTCCACCCCCGCCGCCCCTCCGTTGGTTGAGTAGCGCCGCGCGCGAAGCGCACGACCTCTCCATCGCTGGTTGTAGCGCCGCGCCGCGCGCCCGCGCGGCACGACGCGTATCGAAACCCTCGCACCACGTATCAACAGCGGGTCAAGGGATGCGAAACCTCCGCACGTCATCCGTCCCTCGGGTTTCGATACGCCGTGCGTCACGCCCTGCGGGCGCGGCGCGCGGCACTCAACCAGCGGTGAACACGCACCGAGCGTGCCGCTCCCCGCTTCCCGCCTCTCGCTGGTTGAGTAGCGCCGCGCGCGAAGCGCACGACCTCTCCATCGCTGGTTGAGTAGCGCCGCGCCGCGCGCCCGCGCGGCACGACGCGTATCGAAACCCTCGCACCACGTATCAACAGCGGGCCAAGGAATGCGAAACCTCCGCACGACATACGCCCCTCCGGTTTCGATACGCCGTGCGTCGCGCCCTGCGGGCGCGGCGCGCGGCACTCAACCAGCGGTGAACCCGTTTCCCGCTGGTCGAGTGCGCGCGGCCGCGCGCAGCGCGACCACGCGTGTATCGAGACCCCACGTCTGATGACCTGCGGAAGCGTCAGCGGCGCTCAACCGGCGGTGACGCGCGTCAGCGCGAACCCGAGTGCCACGACCGCGACGAGCGGCACCGCGCCCTGCACGAGGGCGGCGCGCAGCATCCGTCGGTCGGAACTGACGAGCACGAGCGCCGCGAGCACCATGCTGATGCACGCGAAGAGGGTGAGCACGAGGCCGGCGAGGTCGAGCCCCGACCACAGCAGCACGAGCCCGACGACGACGCCGAGCGCGAGGAACAGGTTGTAGAACCCCTGGTTGTAGGCCATGACGCGCATCGTCTCGGCGTCGGCCTCGCTGCGGATGCCGAAGGTGCGGCGGGTGGAGGGTCGCATCCAGAGCACGCTCTCGAGCACCCAGATGTAGACGTGGATGGCCGCGGCGATGCCCGCGAGCACGGACCCGATGGTGACGACCGCGGTGACGTCCATGCGGGTCAGTCTTGCACGCGCACCGCGATCCGCCCCCGGGTGTCGCCCGCGAGGATGCGGCTCGCCCAGCCGGGCACGTCGTCGAGGCCGATCTCGGTCGTGAGGCTGTCGAGCAGCCCCACGTCGAGGTCGCGCTCGAGGCGCTCCCACACGCGGGTGCGCGTCACGAGCGGCGCCTCGACCGAGTTGATGCCCAGCAGGTTGACGCCCCGAAGGATGAAGGGCATGACGGTCGTGGCGAGCTCGGGACTCTCGACGAGGCCGCACGCGGCAACCGATCCGCCGTAGCGGGTCTGCGCGAGGAGGCTCGCGAGGGTCGTGCCGCCGACGACGTCGACGGCGCCGGCCCAGCGGCTCGCCTGCAGCGGCTTGCCGGCCTGCTGCAGCTCGGCGCGGTCGAGGAGGTCGGATGCGCCGAGTCGCTCGAGGTAGCCGCGGTCGTCGGGGTGGCCGGTCGCGGCGACGACGCGACGTCCGGATGCGGCGAGCAGCATGACGGCGATGGAGCCGAGTCCGCCGGTCGCCCCGGTGACGACGACGTCGCCGTCGGGGATGTCGTTGTGCTCGAGCGCGAGCACGGCCTGGGCTGCGGTGAAGCCGGCGGTGCCGATCGCGGCGACGCGGCGCATCCCGAGCTTCTCGGGCACGCGCACGAGGTCGTCGCCCTCGACGCGGGCCCGCGTGCTGTAACCGCCATTGCGGGTTTCGCCGAGCCCGCCGCCCGTGAGCACGACCTCGTCGCCCGGCTTCCAGCGGGCGTCGCCCGACTCGACGACGGTGCCGACGACGTCGATTCCCGGGATGAGCGGCGAGATGCGCGCCACCCCGCGATCACCGCGGAGGGCCAGGCCGTCCTTGAAGTTGAGGCTCGAGTAGGCGACGTCGAGGAGCACCTCGCCGTCACCGAGCTCCGACTCGTCGACATCGACGAAGCGGGCCTCGGCGCCCTGGTCGTTGCGGGTTACCTGCAGTGCGCGCACCATGCACGAGAGCCTACGGGGCGTCGCCGCTTCCGCCGGTTGAGTGGCGCCGGGCGCGGAACGCACGACGCGTATCGAAACGCACCCCTTCTCCGTTGGTCGAGTAGCGCCGCGCCGTGCGCAAAGCGCGCGGCACGACGCGTATCGAAACCCTCGCACCCGCGTATCGAGAGCGGGGCATGGATGCGAGACCTCCGCACGTCATACGTCCCTCGGGTTTCGATACGCCGCGCGTCGCGCGCTGCGCGCGCGGCGCGCGGCACTCAACCAGCGGTGAACGCGCGCCCCCTCTCCCGCTGGTCGAGTGCGCGCGGCCGCGCGGAGCGCGACCACGCGTGTATCGAGACCCCACCTCTGATGACGTGCGGAAGCGCCCTCCTTCTGCTGGTTGAGTAGCGCCGCGCGCGAAGCGCACGACGCGTGTCGAAACCCTCGCACCGCGTATCGACAGCGGGTCTGGGGATGCGATCCCTCCGCACGTCATACGTCCCTCGGGTTTCGATACGCCGTGCGTCGCGCCTCCGGCGCGGCGCGCGGCACTCAACCAGCGGTGAACTCGCCCCCGGACGCAACCAGCGGTGAAGCGCTTGGTGTGCGCGGGGTGAACCGTGGACGCGGCTCACGCTCCCACCGGGAGAGAGCGCGCCGCGGGGATCGCGGCGCCAATGCGCGGTCGGACCGGGACGACGCGGCGGTCAGTCCGCCGCCACCACGTCGAGCTTCTGCACTACGGGGGCCGCGTGCGGGGTCATCAGCAGGCGGCAGCGCAGGGCGCCGCGGGGGCCGCGGAGCTCCCAGGTGGCGTGGGCCGGCGACTCGTGCGTGAGAGGCCCCGCATCCGTCACCCCGCCGACGTCGGCGAGCAGCGCACGCAGCGACGCCTCGCGACGCGCGAACGGCACGTCGAGGTCGACGCACGCGTCGAACATCGCCGGGTCGCCGAGCGAACCCTCGACGAGCGAGGTGCGCAAGGCGGATGCGGCCGCGACGGTCTCGGGCCACGGAGCGAAGGCGGGCGGCTCGGGGGCGGCGGGCATCGCATCCGTCACCCCGAAGGCGTCGTCGAACACGGCGTCGACGGCGGGCGTAAGCGCCGTGTAGGTCGCGTTCTCGAACACGACCGCACCGACGCCGGAGCCCTGCTCCCACTGCATGCGCGTCGTGAAGCCGGGGTAGCCGCCGCTGTGGCCCACGAACACCCGCCCGAACGAGTCGCCGCGCAGCGTGAGCCCGAGGCCGTACGCGCTCCACACTCCACCGCCCGCGGGGTCGCCCGCGATCGGGGTCTGCGGATGCCGCATCCGCTCGACGAGGCCTGCGGGCAGCACCGCGCCCGCGTCGATCGCGCCCGACAGCACGCCGCACCAGCGAGCGAGGTCGGTCGCGGTGCTGAACAGGCCGCCGATGGGCGAGAACGCGCCGGGCGTGCTGAACGGCAGCGGCTCCCAGGTCTGGGTTCGAGCGTCGCGTCCGCTGTCGGCCCCGGGCCGGTAGCCCGTGACCACCCCGCCGACGCTCTCGTCGAAGCCCGTGCCGGTCAGGCCGAGCGGCTCGAGCAGGCGCGACTCCACGACACGGCGGAACGGCATCCCCGCGCGAGCCGCGACGATGCGCCCCACGATCGCGTAGCCGAGGTTCGAGTACTCGAAGCGCTCGCCCGCGGGCCAGATCGCCCGCACGCCCTCGCCGAGCAGCGCCGCGAACACGTCGTGCGGCAGCGACTCCTGCCGGTCGGCCCAGGGGTCGTCGGTCGGGAAGCCCGCGCGCATCGCGAGCGCGTCGAGCACCGTCGGCTGCCGCGCATCCGGCCCCAGGATGCGCAGGGGCACGTCGAGCGCGTCGGCGAGCGGCTCGTCGAGGTCGAGCAGGCCGTCGGCCTCGAGCAGCAGCGCGGTCGCCGCCGTGAAGCTCTTCGTGCAGGAGGCGATGCGGAACGCCGTGCGCTCCGCCGCCACCGGCAGGTCACCGGATGCGACGACCGCCTCGAGCGCGCCCCCCGCGAATACTCCCCGCACCTGCGCAGGCGCGGTCACGCCGACGCGCGCGTCGAGTCCCCGCGCGAGCGCCTCCTGGAGACGCGCCGTCGACGTCACGGCTCAGCCGAAGAGGATCGCGGCCTCGTCGTACCGCGACTGCGGGACGGTCTTGAGGCGACCGAGCGCATCCTCGAACGGCACCGTGACGATCTGGGTGCCGCGCAGGGCGACCATCTTGCCCCACGCCTCCTCGAGCACGATGTCGACGACGGCCATGCCGTAGCGGGTCGCGAGCACGCGGTCGTACGCCGTCGGGGTGCCGCCGCGCTGGATGTGGCCGAGCGTCGTCGCGCGCGTCTCGATGCCCGTGCGCTCCTCGATCTCGGGGGCGAGCATGTCGCCGATGCCGCCCAGGCGGGGGCGTCCGAAGGCGTCGAGTCCGCGCTCCGAGTGGGCGTCGTCCATCGTGTCGAGCTTGAAGCCCTCCGCGACGACGACGAGCGGGGCGCGGCCGCGGGCGCGGGCCGAGTTCATCCACTCGCAGATCTCGTCCATGCTCGTCTTGCGCTCGGGGATGAGGATCGCGTGCGCGCCGGCCGCCATGCCCGAGTGGAGGGCGATCCAGCCGACGTGGCGGCCCATGACCTCCGCGACCATGCAGCGACCGTGCGAGTCGCCCGTCGTGCGGAGGCGGTCCATCGCCTCGGTCGCGATCTGCACCGCGGTGTCGAAGCCGAACGTGTAGTCGGTGGCCGAGAGGTCGTTGTCGACCGTCTTGGGCACGCCCACGATCTGCACGCCCTCATCCGTGAGCCGCTTCGCGGCCGCGAGGGTGCCCTCGCCGCCGATCGCGATGACGGCGTCCATGCCCGTGTCGGACATGACCTCCTTCACGCGCTCCACGCCCCCGTACTCGAACGGGTTCGTGCGCGAGGTGCCGAGGATCGTGCCGCCCTGCTTGCCGATGCCCATGACCTGGGGGCGGCCGAGGGGGTGGATGTCGGCATCCACGAGGCCCTTCCATCCGTCCTTGATGCCGACGAACTCGATGTCGTCGTGCTGAGTCAGGCCCTTGAGGACGGCGCCGCGGATGACCGCGTTGAGTCCGGGGCAGTCGCCACCGCTGGTGAGGATTCCGATCTTCACCCGCCCATCATGCCCTGTTTCCGGGCACGCCTCGCACTCGGCGGCCGTCGCCGTCGCTAGAGTTCCCCTGTCCGATCCGTCCGGGCATCCACCACACCCCAAGGAGCGTCATGACCGACCCCAACGTCCCCGACCCCGCCGCTCAGCCTGCGCCCGCCGCGCCGGCCGCGCCCGCAGCCGCCCCGGCCCCGGGCACCAGCTACCCCGGCAAGACCCTCGGCATCGTGGGCCTCATCGCGAGCTTCCTCGTCGCGATCGTCGGCCTCATCCTGAGCGCCATCGCCCTCTCGCAGTCGAAGAAGGCCGGCTACAAGAACACGCCTGCCAAGGTGGGCCTCATCCTCGGCATCATCTTCTCGATCCTGTGGATCCTGTTCTGGGTGCTGTGGGGCGCGCTGTTCGCGGCGATCGTCTCGAACTGCCCGGAGGTCGCCCCCGGTCAGTACGTCTGCTGATCTGAGCCACCCCGAAGGGGCCGGTGCGGAGCGATCCGCCCGGCCCCTTCGTCGTCGTCCGTCGTGCGGCGTCATGCCGGCGTCATCCCGCGACATGGGGAGTTCTGACGGGTCATTCCACTTCCTCCTGTACCCCGCGGCTCGCTAGGCTGCCCCAGTGGTCGATAACCCGACCCACCACCACCTTCTTCAAGGAGCGAAATGTCCAACCTCCAGCAGGCCCCCGCGGGTACCGACTACCCGGGCAAGACCCTCGGCATCGTGGGCCTCATCCTGGTGTTCTTCACGAACATCATCGGCCTCATCGTGAGCGCGATCGCGCTCAACCAGTCGAAGCAGGCCGGCTACAAGAACACCCCCGCCAAGGTCGGCGTGATCCTCGGCATCATCTTCGTCGCGCTCGGCGTGCTGTTCCTCATCCTGTGGTTCGGTATCTTCGCCGCCGCGTTCTCGGTCAGCAGCTACTGAGCCCTTCGCGAGAGGCCCGCACGGTTCGCCGTGCGGGCCTCTCCGCGTTCCTGGGAGGGCGGGTCGGCGCCCGGGGTTAGCCTGGCCCGGATGGATCCCGTCGTCACGCGCTACGCCCCGCCCCGGAGGCTCGAGCTGCGGCACGCCATCAAGCCCCTCGCCCAGGGCCGCACCGACCCCACCATCCGGCACGACGCCGACGGATGGTGGCTCACGCTGCGTCTCGCGAGCGGCATCGCGACGCTCCTCTTGCGCCAGCGGACGGATGCCGTGGAGGCCCACGCGTGGGGCCCGGGCGCCGACGAGGCGGTCGCGGGGGTGCCGGCGCTGTTGGGCGACGGAGACGACGACTCCGGGTTCGAGGCGGGGCGGCATCCGCTCGTCGCACGCCTGCACCACGAGACCCCCGGCCTGCGCCTCGCCCGCACGGGGCGCGTGCTGCCGGCGCTCATCCCGAGCGTGCTCGGGCAGAAGGTGACGGGCATCGAGGCGAAGGCCGCGTGGCGTCAGCTCGTGACGCGGCACGGCGAGGCGGCGCCCGGGCCCGCGCCGCTCGGCATGCGCGTCGTGCCGACCGCGGCGGTGTGGCGCCGCATCCCGTCGTGGGAGTGGCACCGGGCGGGGGTGGGCCCGCAGCGCTCCGACACGCTCATGCGCGTGTTCGCGGTCGCGGAGGGGCTCGAGCGCTGTGCCGGGCTCGCGACCGACGACGCCGCCCGTCGACTGCGCACGGTCGCCGGCATCGGCCCGTGGACGATCGCCGAGACGCTGCAGCGCAGCCACGGCGACCCCGACCGGGTGAGCGTCGGCGACCTGCACCTGTGCAAGCGCGTCGGAACCGCGCTCGCGGGACGCCGCGTCGACGACGACGGCATGTTCGAGCTGCTCGAGCCGTGGCGCGGCCACCGACAGCGCGTCGTGCGGCTCATCGAGGCGGCCGGCATCGGCTACGAGCGCCACGGCCCGCGGCTGGCGATCCCCGAGCACCGCACCCGCTGAGCACGCCGCCCCCTCGCTGGGTGAGTGGGCGTCCGCACGACGGCGTATCGAAACCCCGCGGCCCCGTTGTCGCGCGCCGACAACGGATTCGGTGCCCCGCTCACGAAAGGTCTAGCGTTCCCGGGTGGGAATCATCCGCCGTCTCTCTCGTCTCGCCTGGCTCTCGACCCGCGGCCCGAAGCTGCCGCCGCTCGGCCTCTACGACGTGTGCCACTCGCCGCGTCGCGTCATGCCGGGCGATCTCGACGAGCTGCGTCACATGAACAACGGCGCCTACCTCACCAACCTCGACCTCGCGCGCGTCGAGCTCGTCGTGCGCACGGGTCTGTGGGACCGCCTCAAGGAGGCCGAGGTCTACCCGGTCGTGTCGGCGCAGACGATCTCGTACCGCAAGTCGCTCGAGCTCGGCCAGCGCTACGTCATCGAGTCGCGGTTCCTCGGGCTCGACGAGCGCTCGGTGTACGTCGAGCAGCGCTTCGTGGTCGACGGCGAGGTGTACGCGCGCGCCCACATCCAGGCCCGCTTCCTCTACCGCAAGGGCGGCACCGTGCCCATGGACGAGCTCGGCCGCATCACGGGCATGGACCCGGCCGCCCACCCCATCCCGGAGTGGCTGCACGACTGGGCCGCCCAGGTGCGCATGCCCTCGACGCGCACCCCGGCGCCATCCACCTGGGAGTAGTCACCCTTCGCTGAGTGGTCGGTTTCTGGCCTCAAACCGCCGGTTTGAGGCCAGAAACCGACCACTCAGGGGATGCGGGCGCGCACACCTCAGCGGTCGAGCACGGCCATCGCGGCGTGGTAGCCGCCGAGGCCCGAGACCGCGCCACCGCGGCGGGAGCCGGAACCGCACACGAGGATGCGCTCGTGCTCGGTCGCGACGCCCCAGCGCTCGGCGGGCGTCGAGAGCGACTCGTCGTCCTCCGCCCACGGCCACGAGAGCGGCCCGTGGAAGATGTTCCCGCCCGGCATGTTGAGGCTCTGCTCGAGGTCGCGCGTCGTCGCCGTCTCGATGCACGGTCGCCCCTCCGCGTCGCGCAGCAGCACGCCGTCGATCGGCTCGGCGAGCACCGAGTCGAGCGAGCGCACCACGGCGGCCTGCAGCTCGGCGCGCGCGGCATCCGGGTCCCGTCCGTCGAGCAGGCGGTCGGGAGCCTGCAGCGCGAACACCGTGAGGGTCTGCGCCCCCGCCGCCTGAAGCTCGGGCGACAGGATGCCGGGGTCGGTGAGCGAGTGGCAGTAGCTCTCGAGGGGCATCGGGTCGGGGATGCGGCCCGCGGCCGCCTCGGCGTGGGCGCGGTCGAGTGCGGCGAAGCCCTCGTGCACGTGGAAGGTGCCGGCGAACGCGGCGGTCGGGTCGGCGGCGGTGTCGCGCAGCCGGGGGAGGCGCTCGAGCAGCAGGTTGACCTTCACCTGGGCGCCCTCGGGGCGCGCGCCCTCGCGCCCGAGCAGACGGTCGAGCACGTACGGCGCGACGCCCGAGAGCACGACGTCCGCCACGACACGGTGCTCCTCGTCGCCGTGGCGGTAGGCGACCTCGCCGTCGGGGGTGACGGAGGTGACCTCGGCATCCGTCAGCAGCTCGGCGCCGGCCGCGCGGGCCGCGCGCGCGAGCGACCCCGACACGGCGCCCATGCCGCCCACGGGCACGTCCCAGTGCCCCGTGCCGCCGCCGATCACGTGGTACAGGAAGCAGCGGTTCGCGGCGAGCGTGGGGTCGACGGAGGGCGCGAAGGTGCCGATGAGCGCGTCGGTGAGCACGACGCCGCGCACGAGGTCGTCGGCGAAGCGGCGCTCGACGGTCTCGCCGATGGGCGCCTCCACGAGCTCCGCCCACACGCGGTCGTCGCCGACGGCGCGTCGGGCCTCCGAGCGGGTGAGCAGCGGATCGGTCACCGTCGGCCAGACGGCGGCCGCGAGTCGAGCCGTGTCGTCGCCGAACGCGCCCCAGGCGTCCCAGTCGGATGCTGCGCCGATCGCCGCGAAGCTCGCCGCGGTGGCATCCGCGTCGCCCGTGTCGACGAGCAGGCCGCGGTCGGTGCCGGGCAGCGGCGTGTAGGAGGAGTAGCGGCGACGCGCGAGCTCGACGTCGAGCTTCAGGTCGCGGCGGATGCGCTCGGGCAGCAGGCTCACGAGGTAGGAGTAGCGCGAGAGGCGTGCGCCGACGCCCGGGAACACCTCGGCCGAGATCGACGCGCCGCCCAGGTGGTGCTGGCGCTCGAGGAGCAGGACGCTGCGGCCCGCCCCCGCGAGGTAGGCGGCCGCGACGAGCGCGTTGTGGCCGCCGCCGATGATGACGACGTCGTGCTTCGGGGTCATGTCAGCAGTATGTCTTGCGCGAGGTGGTCTCGAGACGCGTCGCTTCGCGGCGCTCCTCGACCACCTTGGAACCCACGTGGCCGAGGAACGCGGCGTCAGACCACGACGCGGGCGCCGTTGACGGCGGCGGCGGGGGAGTCGATCCAGTCGACGAGCCGGTCGGCGAGCACCGCCGGGGGTGTGCCGTCCTCGCCGATCGAGCGCACGACGAAGACGGTCGCGGCGCCGTCGGCCTCCGCGAGCCGGTCCGCGAGCTCCGCGACGAGCTCCTCGGCATCCGCCTTCGCGCGCGCGTACGAGCTCGTGGGCTCCGCATCCGGATCGACCGCGGTCGAGCTCACGATCGCGAGCCGCCCCTCGGATGCCGCGAGCTCGGGCTCGAAGGCCGCGATGACGTTGTCGAGCGCGTCGACGAGCCGCGGCCGCAACCACGCGTCGGCCTCGGGGGTGTCGCCCGGCTTCCAGCCTCCGACGAGGTGCAGCACGGCGTCGACCCGGCGGTGCGCCGAGACCACCTGGGCGGCGAG
The Protaetiibacter sp. SSC-01 genome window above contains:
- a CDS encoding serine hydrolase — encoded protein: MTSTARLQEALARGLDARVGVTAPAQVRGVFAGGALEAVVASGDLPVAAERTAFRIASCTKSFTAATALLLEADGLLDLDEPLADALDVPLRILGPDARQPTVLDALAMRAGFPTDDPWADRQESLPHDVFAALLGEGVRAIWPAGERFEYSNLGYAIVGRIVAARAGMPFRRVVESRLLEPLGLTGTGFDESVGGVVTGYRPGADSGRDARTQTWEPLPFSTPGAFSPIGGLFSTATDLARWCGVLSGAIDAGAVLPAGLVERMRHPQTPIAGDPAGGGVWSAYGLGLTLRGDSFGRVFVGHSGGYPGFTTRMQWEQGSGVGAVVFENATYTALTPAVDAVFDDAFGVTDAMPAAPEPPAFAPWPETVAAASALRTSLVEGSLGDPAMFDACVDLDVPFARREASLRALLADVGGVTDAGPLTHESPAHATWELRGPRGALRCRLLMTPHAAPVVQKLDVVAAD
- a CDS encoding 6-phosphofructokinase, with amino-acid sequence MKIGILTSGGDCPGLNAVIRGAVLKGLTQHDDIEFVGIKDGWKGLVDADIHPLGRPQVMGIGKQGGTILGTSRTNPFEYGGVERVKEVMSDTGMDAVIAIGGEGTLAAAKRLTDEGVQIVGVPKTVDNDLSATDYTFGFDTAVQIATEAMDRLRTTGDSHGRCMVAEVMGRHVGWIALHSGMAAGAHAILIPERKTSMDEICEWMNSARARGRAPLVVVAEGFKLDTMDDAHSERGLDAFGRPRLGGIGDMLAPEIEERTGIETRATTLGHIQRGGTPTAYDRVLATRYGMAVVDIVLEEAWGKMVALRGTQIVTVPFEDALGRLKTVPQSRYDEAAILFG
- a CDS encoding DUF4190 domain-containing protein; translation: MTDPNVPDPAAQPAPAAPAAPAAAPAPGTSYPGKTLGIVGLIASFLVAIVGLILSAIALSQSKKAGYKNTPAKVGLILGIIFSILWILFWVLWGALFAAIVSNCPEVAPGQYVC
- a CDS encoding DUF4190 domain-containing protein — its product is MSNLQQAPAGTDYPGKTLGIVGLILVFFTNIIGLIVSAIALNQSKQAGYKNTPAKVGVILGIIFVALGVLFLILWFGIFAAAFSVSSY
- a CDS encoding DNA-3-methyladenine glycosylase translates to MDPVVTRYAPPRRLELRHAIKPLAQGRTDPTIRHDADGWWLTLRLASGIATLLLRQRTDAVEAHAWGPGADEAVAGVPALLGDGDDDSGFEAGRHPLVARLHHETPGLRLARTGRVLPALIPSVLGQKVTGIEAKAAWRQLVTRHGEAAPGPAPLGMRVVPTAAVWRRIPSWEWHRAGVGPQRSDTLMRVFAVAEGLERCAGLATDDAARRLRTVAGIGPWTIAETLQRSHGDPDRVSVGDLHLCKRVGTALAGRRVDDDGMFELLEPWRGHRQRVVRLIEAAGIGYERHGPRLAIPEHRTR
- a CDS encoding thioesterase family protein, with the protein product MGIIRRLSRLAWLSTRGPKLPPLGLYDVCHSPRRVMPGDLDELRHMNNGAYLTNLDLARVELVVRTGLWDRLKEAEVYPVVSAQTISYRKSLELGQRYVIESRFLGLDERSVYVEQRFVVDGEVYARAHIQARFLYRKGGTVPMDELGRITGMDPAAHPIPEWLHDWAAQVRMPSTRTPAPSTWE